In the genome of Nymphaea colorata isolate Beijing-Zhang1983 chromosome 9, ASM883128v2, whole genome shotgun sequence, one region contains:
- the LOC116261216 gene encoding kinase-interacting family protein, translating into MSVDFLQMRRRRNSQVSSKPCWLQSSINELDRRMQEVSLDPTDDIGGDSFAGRAEIYYRKRPQLLTLLQDVYRRYLSLADRYAHIRSQTQHATCTSDTTNANSDEDAGSSIGSCCSSAAISCHTVEENSSCTTATSSSSSSRKRRLCTREEDEDDGEEAADLLVVEAVANQVEADLLRHELECERSAGRDSARKIELQQSLLEVLESERLILLGENGRLSYRVAAVTEENKGLIADVVFLKRKVGELGRCLLKLRDDHRVCMLSRRVEDLQAQVYGLEKRNRECLGRMGDGTGGGGGRRAEAALVASGGGGFGVEMEMLRRENFRLKEALGSREPSVASTSSSALARWAERAKRVRFFVCGFASSARSERDSESKMVI; encoded by the exons ATGAGCGTCGACTTCCTACAGATGCGCCGGCGGCGGAATTCTCAGGTTTCCTCCAAGCCATGCTGGCTGCAGTCCTCCATCAACG AGCTGGACCGGAGGATGCAGGAGGTGTCGTTGGACCCGACGGACGACATCGGCGGGGACTCTTTCGCGGGGAGGGCGGAGATTTACTACCGGAAAAGGCCTCAACTCCTCACCCTCCTTCAGGATGTCTATCGCCGATATCTCTCCCTCGCCGACCGGTACGCCCACATCCGCAGCCAAACGCAGCATGCGACGTGCACCTCGGACACGACCAACGCCAACTCGGACGAGGACGCGGGCAGCAGCATCGGCAGCTGCTGCAGCAGTGCCGCCATCTCCTGCCACACTGTTGAAGAGAACAGCAGCTGCACTACGGCCACTAGCAGCAGTAGCAGCAGCAGAAAACGGAGGTTGTGCACCAGAGAGGAGGACGAGGACGATGGGGAGGAGGCGGCAGACCTGTTGGTCGTGGAGGCTGTGGCGAACCAGGTGGAGGCGGATCTCCTGCGGCACGAGCTGGAGTGCGAGAGGAGCGCGGGGCGGGACTCCGCCAGGAAGATCGAGCTGCAGCAGAGCCTGCTGGAGGTGCTGGAGTCGGAGCGGCTGATCCTGCTGGGCGAGAACGGGCGGCTCTCGTACAGGGTGGCGGCGGTGACGGAGGAAAACAAGGGTCTGATCGCGGACGTGGTATTCCTGAAGCGGAAGGTCGGGGAGTTGGGCCGGTGCCTGCTGAAACTCAGGGACGACCACCGGGTGTGCATGCTCAGCCGACGGGTGGAGGACCTTCAGGCCCAAGTGTACGGCCTCGAGAAACGCAACAGGGAATGCCTGGGTAGGATGGGTGATGGTACTGGTGGCGGTGGTGGAAGGAGGGCAGAGGCTGCGCTGGTGGCCAGCGGTGGTGGTGGGTTCGGGGTGGAGATGGAGATGCTGAGGCGGGAGAACTTCCGGCTGAAGGAGGCGTTGGGGTCGAGGGAGCCGTCGGTGGCTTCGACGTCGTCGTCGGCCCTAGCCAGGTGGGCCGAGCGCGCCAAGAGGGTCAGGTTTTTCGTGTGCGGGTTCGCGTCGTCGGCGCGGTCGGAAAGAGACTCCGAGAGTAAGATGGTCATTTGA
- the LOC116260589 gene encoding cysteine proteinase inhibitor 1-like, protein MKGLRFVPSLLCLLTSLTFVGAASTTGGWQQIEDVKNDDHVQDIGKFAVTEYNKGMQTQFEFSAVVEAQQLQASGVHYRLVMEVNSSTAVKYYRAQDHILCVIGGAKDMEKFRCVFRNVFE, encoded by the exons ATGAAGGGTCTTCGCTTCGTCCCCTCGCTTCTTTGTTTATTAACTTCTTTAACGTTCGTCGGTGCCGCTTCTACTACCGGCGGCTGGCAACAGATTGAGGATGTGAAGAACGATGACCATGTTCAAGACATAGGCAAATTCGCCGTAACCGAGTACAACAAGGGGATGCAGACACAGTTTGAATTCTCGGCCGTGGTGGAGGCGCAGCAGCTGCAGGCATCAGGAGTGCACTACCGTTTGGTGATGGAGGTCAATAGCAGCACCGCCGTAAAGTACTACAGGGCTCAG GACCACATACTTTGTGTGATTGGTGGAGCAAAGGATATGGAGAAATTTAGATGCGTGTTCCGTAACGTCTTCGAATAA
- the LOC116261361 gene encoding uncharacterized protein LOC116261361 isoform X1 has translation MEVGAASCGAVARKPWLSAIVPAKRSRELVVRAASQVRSERRERRPQNVAGEFYVDHKCIDCDTCRWMAPQVFVQIDGQSAVYKQPSSEEERLNALQALLSCPTNSIHTEHAPSDIIEAQKTFPLPINEENLPGVYDCGYHSERSYGATSYLIVHPKGNILVDSPRYTERLAYNIEKLGGARYMFLSHKDDVADHNKWSRRLKCDRILHASDIEVSTADVEMQLYGDGPWSIGPDFDLVHTPGHSCGSVCLFYKPLKVLFTGDHLARTAESELSIFEQYNKDSVATQLRSVSKLLDLDFRWILPGHGRRTEFQDVHEKNLVLRAFLDGKQHS, from the exons ATGGAGGTGGGAGCGGCGTCCTGCGGTGCTGTGGCCCGGAAGCCGTGGCTTTCGGCTATCGTACCGGCGAAAAGATCCCGGGAACTAGTCGTGAGGGCTGCCAGCCAGGTAAGGTCGGAACGTCGAGAGAGGCGGCCGCAGAATGTTGCCGGTGAATTCTACGTCG ACCACAAGTGCATAGATTGTGACACCTGCCGATGGATGGCTCCG CAAGTTTTTGTTCAGATAGATGGGCAATCTGCAGTGTATAAACAACCGAGCTCAGAGGAAGAAAGACTAAATGCTCTTCAG GCACTGCTTAGCTGTCCTACGAATTCAATTCATACTGAACATGCTCCGTCTGATATAATTGAGGCACAAAAAACATTCCCTCTTCCAATAAATGAGGAGAATCTTCCG GGCGTATATGATTGTGGTTATCATAGTGAAAGATCCTATGGAGCAACTTCATATTTGATTGTTCACCCAAAAGGGAACATCCTTGTTGACAG TCCGCGTTACACAGAGCGACTAGCATATAACATTGAGAAGCTTGGTGGAGcaagatacatgttccttagtCACAA AGATGATGTGGCGGATCACAACAAGTGGTCAAGACGGTTGAAGTGCGACAGAATTCTGCATGCATCTGAC ATAGAAGTCTCAACTGCTGATGTAGAAATGCAGCTATATGGGGATGGCCCTTGGAGCATTGGTCCTGATTTTGACCTCGTACACACTCCTGGGCATTCTTGT GGCTCTGTCTGCTTGTTCTACAAACCACTAAAGGTTTTGTTTACTGGTGATCACCTTGCTCGCACGGCTGAATCAGAACTCAGCATCTTTGAGCAGTACAACAAAGATTCAG TTGCTACACAATTGAGGAGCGTAAGTAAACTACTGGATTTGGACTTCAGGTGGATCTTACCAG GCCACGGAAGGCGAACAGAATTTCAAGACGTGCACGAAAAAAATTTGGTTCTTAGAGCCTTTCTGGATGGGAAGCAACACTCCTAG